From the Bacteroidota bacterium genome, the window CATACATGGCCAGACCATAGGGATAATCTACCAGTGGCTCGATAAGTACGTCGAGGATAGTCTCCACACTAGTCCCGTCCATATTATAGCGATAGATCTTCCCGGCTGTAGCATCGCTCACAAACACTGATTTATTAACAGAATCAATTACAATACCATAAGGTTTGTCGAGATTATTGAACGAAAAATCAGTGATAACAAAAGGGTTATCAGCCTTGAAAAAGCGGGTCGTCAAAGCATCACGGTCCGTAAAATAGATGTAATGCTCATACTGTGCCAGAAGGGTTGTACCCATCGACAACAACGCGAAAATGAATAATGCTGTTCGTTTCATATTTCAAATTTTTTGGTTAATAACTGAATCCCTTTTATTCAGGAAAATAAATTGTCATAGCATAAGGGTCCACATCCGTAACCCAGTTAAGTGAACCAGCTCCATCCAGGGCAGACCGGATGATAATGTCGTGTCCTTTATCGGCTACATATACAAATCCGTCCTCCGGATCAACCGTTATCCCCCAGGAAAAATTCTGATCCATCACGGGATTGATGTTCGTTACCCCGCTACCGTCAAGGTTCGCCATGAATACACCACCAATCCAATCGGTATAATAAAGTTTTCCGTGGGTCAGATCGAGAGTAATGGCACCTGCATCAACTCCCGGTATGATTTCCATCAAACCGCTTCCATCAAGGTTAATGGTATAAACGCCGCCGCTGAAATCATACTTGTCATTGACCAAATAAATCTTCTTGGCAATGCTATCGTAAGCCATGCCCAGCGGGAACTCGGGTGCCCCGGAAAACTCTGCGAATGGTTGTGGATCGGAACCGTCGAGGTTGGCCATGTAAATAGCCGCTTCCTTTGCCCAATAAATCTTATCTCCAATAACCAGGATACCATAGGGTTCCCCCACCTCCGGGACCTGAGCGGCATCCAGGATGACCTCCCCGTTGTTACCGTTGAAGTCATAACGGTAGATCAATCCGTCGGTGTCAGTAACATAAACCTTGAGGTTTGCATTGTCGACTGCAATTCCATAGGGCTTATACAGGCCTCCGGTCGGAAAATCAAGCACAACAGGATCAATGGTATCCAGGACGATGTAATGGACCTTCCCGGTGGCCCGGCTGGTGAAGAACAGGGTTTTAGGTTCCAGAGAACCCGGTGATTTTACCAGGATATTGGTTTCTTTCACCAGTTTGTTGTAATACACGTTGTTCTCAGGCTCAACGGTCAGAACAACCTTGTAAAGTCCTGCTTCAGTGTATGTAAACACGGGATTCTTTTCCGTCGAGGTGCTTCCGTTCCCAAAGTCCCAGTGATATGACACCGCCTTTATCGATTTGTTGATAAAAGTGACGGTTGTCGGGGCAATGAGATCGTTGTCGGCCGTGTATACGAAATCAGCCATAGTGCTTGCCGTTGGTATCTCGGGATCATCTTTGCCACAGGATTGGATGATCAGGATAAAACCTAAAGTGATTACGGCAAGGCTTAATGAAATTATAATCTTTTTCATCATATATTAATTTTAAATTCAAGGTATGATGGAACCCGGATGCAGCAAATCATTACTCTCAGTGTCGGTGTATGCAATACATAAGGGTTTCATGGTTACGTTTTTTAAGATCAATATCCGGGATTCTGATACATGCCGGGATTTGAATTCGTTTGTATCTCATTAAGAGGAATGGGGAATAAAAGCTGATCCGTGTTTGTGACGGTTTCAATTACCTCCATCGCCCTTCCTGTTCTCACCAGGTCGAACCAGCGTTTCCCTTCAAAGGCCAGCTCAGTCCGGCGTTCCTGCTCAATGGCAAGCAAAAGTTCCTCATACGTTTCGGCTTCAGTATCAAGCAATCCAGCGCGTGTCCTGATCTTATTGATATCAAACTGAATCGCGCTCACTGAGCCTTCCAGCCTGGCCTCCGCTTCGGCCCTGATCAGATACATCTCAGCCAGACGGATAACATATACATTGTTATTCATGGTGGAAAGGTTGGGATATTTGATAACATAAGGCGTTTCTCCGGCTACCGAGGCGGCAAGACGGACATCACCACCTTCATAGGCGCTTAATATTCCTGTACCCGGAGCCACTTCATACCTACCCCCAGTGCTGGTAGGGAAGAAATACTCAGCCAGCCGGTTTCCGTCAAGCTCATCGAAAAGCACGGTGAATATGGCTTCCTTGCCGGGAGTCTGCATACCGGCAGGAAACAGCGAAGAATAACTCGTTTCCAGTTCGTAGCCGTATCCGGTAATTGCCTGTGTGGCCATGACTTTCGCCTGATCGTAATCCTTTTCATGCAGATAAACCATTGCCAGCATGGCAACAACCGCTCCGTTGGTGGCAAAACCGGGATTGGTAATGGTGATTTTCCCTTCTGCTGCCAAAAGATCGCTCTCGATCTGCTGCATAACCGTTTCCACAGGGTCTCTGGCAGGATTAAGGTCGCTTCCCAAATCCAGCGTAGGCTGTGTCTTTACTGGTATAGGCCCGAATAACCGAACCAGGTTGAAATGACACAAGGCACGCAGAAAATACAATTGTCCCAGGAAATTATCCCTCTCAGCCTGACTCATTCCTGATACATCGGGAAGCTTATACAACAAATAATTAATACGGTTTAAAACATCATAATGGGCATTCCAGATATCTTCCACGATCACGTTATCGGAAAGCAGGGAATTATTATCGAATTGACCATATTCCTGTGTCGTGCCTTCCCATTCCAGGTTATCGGCCACTATATCGGGTATGATCACCAGATGCCTTCCATACATGCCGGTTTGCTGCAATCCGTCGTAGCATCCTGTCAATGCCCTCTCGGCATCGGTTTTGTCCTGTATGGCTTCCTCTTCAGGAATGTAATCCACAGGATCCACCTCCAGCACTTTTTCACAGGCTGTGAGCCAAAGCGCCGTTATAATTAATGCAATGATTCTGAGTTTCATATCGCAATTTCTTTAATTTCTTAAATTCCAATGTTAATACCAAAAATAAACTTACGGGCCTGAGGATAGGTGAAGAAGTCGGTTCCCAGCCTGAGATTATCTCCGCCGGCATAATTGACTTCCGGGTCCATGCCACTGTAGTTTGTGAATGTAAAAAGATTATATGCCGTAGCAAATATCTTAAGTCCCGACAAGCCCAGCTTGCGTGTAAGCTCCTTGCTGAAAGCGTAGCTTAATATTACTTCCTTGATCCTGAGATAGGAACCGTCTTCAATAAACCTGGAGGAAGTGCGGTTATTGTTATTCGGATCGGTCATGGTGGCACGGGGAATATCGGTTTCGTCGCCGGGCTGCTGCCAGCGGTCGAGTATAGTGGTAAGCTGATTGTCATCACCTTTCAGCGATTCAATGTAAACTCGTGTACCATTATATATATCGTTTCCGTAAGAAAACTGCAGGAAAACATTCAGGGATAACTGCTTGTATGTAAAAACATTGGAAAATCCTCCATAAAAATCAGGATTGGGATCACCAATTTTCTTGCGGTCTTCCGAGGTGATCACACCATCGCCGTTTACATCCTCAAATACAATATCCCCGGTTGAAGGATCAACTCCAAGGGAATGGTAACCATAGAATATACCAAAAGGTTCCCCTTCTCCAATGTAATTGCTGCCTCGTCCTAAATTGTCAATAGGCTGTCCATTATATAATTTCAGGATTTTGTTACGGTTTCTTGAAAAGTTTAGGACAGAAGTCCAGGTAAAATCCTTTGCTTTAATATTATCTGTTGACAGTCCTATTTCGAAGCCCTTGTTTTCCAGTTCACCGATATTGTCGATCACTCCTGCAAACCCGGAGGTCGCGGAAACCGGCCGGTCGAGAAGCAAGTCGGTTGTCTTTGCATAATAATAATCGAAAACAAGGCGGATACGGCTGTTCACAACCTCAAGGTCGAATCCTGCATCAAACTGGGCCGTTGATTCCCAGCGTATATCCGGATTGGGGATCTGCACCGGATAGGTCCCCGGGTATCCTCCGTAGTTAGCGCCACCGGAATAGAGGGCAGGGCTGGAGAACCTCGGTATGCCATCGTTTCCGGTATATCCGTAACTGACACGCAGTTTCAGGTCGTTGACAAAACTCACGGGTGCAAAGAATTCCTCTTCGGATACCCTCCAGGCAGCGGAGATAGCAGGGAAGAAACCGTATTTGTTGTTTTTACCGAATTTCGAGGAACCATCATAACGCCCGCTCAGGGTGATGATGTAACGGTTTTTCAGGTTATACTTCACCCTTCCGAAAAAAGAGTTGGTACGATCTTCCACTTTAGATGCAGTTGCAGTGCGGATATTTGCCGCAGATGTAATATACTGGAAGTACTCGTTCGGAAATTCCGTGGCTTCGATATAAGAGCTTTTCCTGACATAACGCTCGTAAGAATAGCCGGCCATGGCCTCCAATTCGTGAATAGCCCGGAAAGTCTTGGCATATGTAAAGAAATTATTGGTGGTGAAGTTCGTGGCTATTGTATTGCCTTCAATTCCCAATCCGTTATATTTCGAGCCCTGCCTTGTCGTCATGGGATCATAACTATGCTCGTTGAGGCTCAGGTAATCGATGCCCCACTTAGTTTCAAAATTCAGCCCTTCCAAAATGCGATAATTGGCAAAGATATTGGCAATGGTACGGAAATTCTGTGCCAGGTTGCTTGCTTCATTGGCGATGGCTACAGGATTGGCATAGGGGCCGTCTTCGTTATAGCTGCCATCGCTGTTGTAAACCGGGTATACAGGAGGCAAGGAAATAGCGTTAGGCAAGGGACCGTTTAGTGACTGGTCTCCTTCAACACGGTTGTTCCAGGAATTGCTCAGCCCTATTCCTGTACCTATCTTAAGTCGTGAAGTAAGATTATGATCGAGGTTCAGCCTTCCGTTCAACCTTTTAAAGTCAGTTCCGATCAATATCCCATCTTCGTAGGAATAACCGCCGGAAATGTAAAAGGTCGTCTTTTCATTCCCTCCCGTTGCAGAAAGTTCATAATTCATTAAAGCGCCTGTACGGAAGACTTCATCCAGCCAATCGGTATCTACCGGAGGATTGTCGATCTCTTCCTGCGAATAAACAGGGGGAGCACCCTCATTGGCTTTCAACTCGTTACGGTAGACCATCCATTCACTGGCATCCAGCATATCAAGCTTCTTTTCTGCCATCTGGAACCCGCCGTAAGCAGAAAAGTTAATGTTGGTTTTCTCTACCTTCCCCCTTTTTGTGGTTATGAGCACTACCCCGTTGGAGGCTCTTGCACCGTAAATGGAAGTTGCCGATGCATCTTTCAGGATAGAGATGGACTCAATATCATTGGGATTCAGGTCACTGATGGCATTGATGTTCTGCCCGCTGAATCCGATCTGGCCGAAATTGCCGGTCAGCATAGGTATTCCATCGATAACGTAAAGCGGCTCATTCCCGGCATTGATGGAGTTATTGCCGCGTATTCTCACAGTCATACCCCCTCCCGGGGTTCCTGAGTTCTGTACAACCTGCACTCCGGTAGCCTTTCCCTGTATGGCTGCATCAATATTTTCCAGAGGGATCTCGTTAATGTCTTTCGGCTTGAAATCGGAAATCGATGACGTAAGCAATTTCCTGCTTTCGGTTCCATATCCAACTACCACCACCTCTTCAAGCGATTGAACCGTGGGGCTGAGCAGGATATCGATAGTTGAACGGCCTCCAACAGCCTCTTCCCTGGTCTCCATGCCTATAAAACTGAAAACCAGCGTGGAAGATGCCTCAGCTTTAATGCTGTATTTCCCGTTTATATCCGTAACAGTACCTTGCTGCGTTCCCTTGATCACCACCGATACACCCGGCAGAGTGCTTCCATCCTGGGAAGACGAAACCGTACCGCTCACAGTTACCTCCTGGGCATACACCATGGAAATACCCGGAAATACCAACATAAACGCAATGAGTATGCATTTTTTCATAATATTTGGAATTGGTTTTAACTTTGGTTAATCCTATCTACCAAATATAATAATTTTCTTAAAATCCATAACACAGATCTCAGATCGCAGATCGCAGATCTCAGATCGCAGATCTCAGATCGCAGATCGCAGATCGCAGATCTCAGATCTCAGATCTCATAACCCATAACCCCTAACCCCTAACCCCTAACCCCTAAACCCTAAACCCTAAACCCTAAACCCTAAACCCTAAACCCTAAACCCTAATCCCTAATCCCTAACCCCTAATCATAAATCCCCGGTATCCCTCTTCAAATAAAAAGTTACTTTTGCAAAAAACGCCTAATGATATTAATTGCCGAAAGTGGATCCACCAGAACCGATTGGGTTTTTATCGACAGGAATGAACACATAAACCGTTACCAAACGGCCGGTTTTAATCCTTACTATGTTCCGGGAGAGGATATGGTGAACACGATGGAAAAGGAGCTTCTTCCTTTAATGGACCCCGACCGTGTCAGATATATTTTTTACTACGGTTCCGGTTGTTCTACAAACAATAAGTGCTTTATTGTAGAAGAAGCCCTTGAGAAGGTTTTCCCCAATGCATCCATTGAAGTACACCACGACCTGCTGGGCGCAGCCAGGGGATTGTTCGGTAATAATCCAGGGATAGCCTGCATCATGGGAACGGGTTCTAATTCCTGTCTGTACGATGGTAATGCTATCATCGAAAATATCCCCTCGCTTGGGTATTTTTTCGGTGATGAAGGGAGTGGTGCATATATTGGCAAGCTTTTCCTGAGCGCTTACCTGAAAAACGAACTCCCTTTGCACATCAGCGAAGCTTTCCGGCAAAAATACAACCTCAATCTGGAAGACATTCTTGACGCTGTTTACAATAAATCCAAACCCAGTCGTTTCCTGGGCTCATTCGCCGAATTTGTTTCCGGTCTTCGCGAAGATCCCATCATCCATGAAATCCTTTACCGGTCTTTTGACGATTTTATCCAGGAAAGGATCATGAAATACAATGATTACGAATCGTATGATATCCGATGCACAGGATCTGTTGTTTTTCATTTGCAGGATCTTTTCCTGGAAGTAGCGGAGCCATATGGGATCAGGATCAACCACATCGTGAAAGACCCGGTTGACGGCCTTGTTGAATATCACAAACCCGATCTTTTCAAGTTTGCAGGTTTTGAAGAATAGGATTAACTGATTTTCACAACTCTATCCATTGTATGCTTTCATCGCGTTTGAACCAGGTTAATTGTCGCTTGGCATAACGGCGGGTGTTGGTTTTGATCTTTTCAATGGCTTCCGGGAGTGTCCATATTCCATCCAGGTAGTTGAAAAGTTCTTTATAGCCAACGGTGTTCAGGGCGTTCAGGTGGCGGTATTGGGTCAGACTGCGCACTTCCTCCAGGAGCCCGGCCTCCATCATGCTGTCAACCCTGTCTTCTATCCTGCGAAACAGGGTCCCGCGATCGGTGTTAAGGCCGATCTTCCCGATTTCAAATACTCTCTCCCTGGCCGGTGACGTACGTTGCTCGGAATACTTCCTGCCCGTAACCAGGCATACTTCTATGGCACGCATAACCCGGTTAGGGTTGTTAAGGTCA encodes:
- a CDS encoding PKD domain-containing protein, producing MKKIIISLSLAVITLGFILIIQSCGKDDPEIPTASTMADFVYTADNDLIAPTTVTFINKSIKAVSYHWDFGNGSTSTEKNPVFTYTEAGLYKVVLTVEPENNVYYNKLVKETNILVKSPGSLEPKTLFFTSRATGKVHYIVLDTIDPVVLDFPTGGLYKPYGIAVDNANLKVYVTDTDGLIYRYDFNGNNGEVILDAAQVPEVGEPYGILVIGDKIYWAKEAAIYMANLDGSDPQPFAEFSGAPEFPLGMAYDSIAKKIYLVNDKYDFSGGVYTINLDGSGLMEIIPGVDAGAITLDLTHGKLYYTDWIGGVFMANLDGSGVTNINPVMDQNFSWGITVDPEDGFVYVADKGHDIIIRSALDGAGSLNWVTDVDPYAMTIYFPE
- a CDS encoding RagB/SusD family nutrient uptake outer membrane protein, whose translation is MKLRIIALIITALWLTACEKVLEVDPVDYIPEEEAIQDKTDAERALTGCYDGLQQTGMYGRHLVIIPDIVADNLEWEGTTQEYGQFDNNSLLSDNVIVEDIWNAHYDVLNRINYLLYKLPDVSGMSQAERDNFLGQLYFLRALCHFNLVRLFGPIPVKTQPTLDLGSDLNPARDPVETVMQQIESDLLAAEGKITITNPGFATNGAVVAMLAMVYLHEKDYDQAKVMATQAITGYGYELETSYSSLFPAGMQTPGKEAIFTVLFDELDGNRLAEYFFPTSTGGRYEVAPGTGILSAYEGGDVRLAASVAGETPYVIKYPNLSTMNNNVYVIRLAEMYLIRAEAEARLEGSVSAIQFDINKIRTRAGLLDTEAETYEELLLAIEQERRTELAFEGKRWFDLVRTGRAMEVIETVTNTDQLLFPIPLNEIQTNSNPGMYQNPGY
- a CDS encoding TonB-dependent receptor — its product is MKKCILIAFMLVFPGISMVYAQEVTVSGTVSSSQDGSTLPGVSVVIKGTQQGTVTDINGKYSIKAEASSTLVFSFIGMETREEAVGGRSTIDILLSPTVQSLEEVVVVGYGTESRKLLTSSISDFKPKDINEIPLENIDAAIQGKATGVQVVQNSGTPGGGMTVRIRGNNSINAGNEPLYVIDGIPMLTGNFGQIGFSGQNINAISDLNPNDIESISILKDASATSIYGARASNGVVLITTKRGKVEKTNINFSAYGGFQMAEKKLDMLDASEWMVYRNELKANEGAPPVYSQEEIDNPPVDTDWLDEVFRTGALMNYELSATGGNEKTTFYISGGYSYEDGILIGTDFKRLNGRLNLDHNLTSRLKIGTGIGLSNSWNNRVEGDQSLNGPLPNAISLPPVYPVYNSDGSYNEDGPYANPVAIANEASNLAQNFRTIANIFANYRILEGLNFETKWGIDYLSLNEHSYDPMTTRQGSKYNGLGIEGNTIATNFTTNNFFTYAKTFRAIHELEAMAGYSYERYVRKSSYIEATEFPNEYFQYITSAANIRTATASKVEDRTNSFFGRVKYNLKNRYIITLSGRYDGSSKFGKNNKYGFFPAISAAWRVSEEEFFAPVSFVNDLKLRVSYGYTGNDGIPRFSSPALYSGGANYGGYPGTYPVQIPNPDIRWESTAQFDAGFDLEVVNSRIRLVFDYYYAKTTDLLLDRPVSATSGFAGVIDNIGELENKGFEIGLSTDNIKAKDFTWTSVLNFSRNRNKILKLYNGQPIDNLGRGSNYIGEGEPFGIFYGYHSLGVDPSTGDIVFEDVNGDGVITSEDRKKIGDPNPDFYGGFSNVFTYKQLSLNVFLQFSYGNDIYNGTRVYIESLKGDDNQLTTILDRWQQPGDETDIPRATMTDPNNNNRTSSRFIEDGSYLRIKEVILSYAFSKELTRKLGLSGLKIFATAYNLFTFTNYSGMDPEVNYAGGDNLRLGTDFFTYPQARKFIFGINIGI